Proteins found in one Rahnella aceris genomic segment:
- the fkpA gene encoding FKBP-type peptidyl-prolyl cis-trans isomerase has translation MKSLFKVTLLATTMAIALNATQVMAAEATAPAAAATAPAAAPAATAPAATDTAKFKSDDEQAAYALGASLGRYMDNSLKEQEKLGIKLDKDQLIAGVQDAFANKSKLSDQEIEQTLQTFEGRVKASAQAKMEQDAKANADKGDKFRADFTKEKGVKKTESGLLYQVEKPGAGAAPKDSDTVVVNYKGTLTDGTEFDNSYTRGEPLSFRLDGVIPGWTEGLKHIKKGGKIKLVIPPALAYGKTGVPGIPANSTLVFDVELLDVKAAPKADPKAAEKPAEAAPKAN, from the coding sequence ATGAAATCACTGTTTAAAGTAACTCTGCTGGCAACCACCATGGCTATCGCCCTGAATGCCACTCAGGTTATGGCTGCTGAAGCCACAGCACCGGCCGCTGCTGCAACTGCGCCAGCCGCTGCCCCTGCTGCAACTGCTCCGGCAGCAACAGATACGGCCAAATTCAAAAGTGATGATGAGCAGGCTGCGTATGCTCTGGGTGCATCGCTGGGTCGCTACATGGACAACTCCCTGAAAGAGCAAGAAAAGCTGGGCATCAAACTGGATAAAGACCAGTTGATCGCCGGTGTTCAGGACGCGTTCGCGAACAAAAGCAAACTGTCTGATCAGGAAATCGAGCAGACTCTGCAAACCTTCGAAGGCCGTGTGAAAGCATCAGCACAGGCTAAGATGGAGCAGGACGCGAAAGCTAACGCTGACAAAGGCGACAAATTCCGTGCTGATTTCACCAAAGAAAAAGGCGTGAAGAAAACTGAGTCAGGTCTGTTGTATCAGGTTGAAAAACCAGGTGCCGGCGCAGCGCCTAAAGACAGCGATACCGTTGTCGTTAACTACAAAGGTACCCTGACCGACGGTACAGAGTTTGATAATTCTTATACCCGCGGTGAGCCGCTGTCCTTCCGTCTTGACGGTGTAATTCCTGGCTGGACTGAAGGCCTGAAACACATCAAGAAAGGCGGCAAAATCAAGCTGGTCATCCCACCGGCACTGGCCTACGGTAAAACTGGCGTTCCGGGGATCCCGGCTAACTCCACTCTGGTGTTCGATGTTGAACTGCTGGATGTGAAAGCGGCACCTAAGGCTGACCCGAAAGCAGCTGAAAAACCTGCTGAAGCAGCACCAAAAGCAAACTAA
- a CDS encoding helix-turn-helix transcriptional regulator, whose protein sequence is MSNSLITGETGELDLLDQRPFSQVDHEILSSYEAVVDGLAMLIGEHCEIVLHSLEDLKCSAVRIANGEHTGRKIGSPITDLALRMLHDMTGADSNVSKAYFTRAKSGVLMKSVTIAIRNREQRVIGLLCINMNLDVPFSQIIQTFMPPETQEVASSVNFASSVDDLVAQTLEFTIEEVNADRNVSNNAKNRQVVLNLYEKGIFDIKDAINQVADRLNISKHTVYLYIRQFKSGDLVGNER, encoded by the coding sequence ATGTCTAATTCGCTTATAACTGGCGAAACCGGTGAACTGGATTTGCTGGACCAACGTCCGTTCAGCCAGGTCGATCATGAGATTTTGTCTTCATACGAGGCCGTGGTGGACGGGCTTGCGATGCTGATCGGTGAGCATTGCGAAATTGTTCTGCATTCACTGGAAGACCTGAAATGTTCAGCGGTCCGTATTGCTAATGGTGAGCATACTGGTCGTAAAATCGGCTCGCCAATTACGGATTTAGCGCTGCGCATGTTGCATGACATGACCGGTGCGGACAGTAATGTGTCCAAAGCTTATTTCACCCGCGCGAAAAGTGGTGTGCTGATGAAGTCAGTCACCATCGCTATTCGCAACCGTGAGCAACGCGTGATTGGCTTGCTGTGCATCAACATGAATCTTGACGTACCTTTCTCGCAAATCATTCAGACCTTTATGCCGCCTGAGACGCAGGAAGTGGCATCGTCCGTGAACTTCGCGTCATCCGTAGATGATCTGGTGGCTCAGACGCTGGAATTCACCATTGAAGAAGTCAACGCTGACCGCAACGTATCTAACAATGCGAAGAACCGTCAGGTGGTTCTGAATCTTTATGAAAAGGGTATTTTTGATATCAAAGACGCGATTAATCAGGTTGCGGATCGCCTCAACATTTCTAAGCACACGGTCTACCTGTATATCCGCCAGTTTAAAAGCGGTGATCTGGTGGGGAACGAACGTTGA
- the fusA gene encoding elongation factor G, with product MARKTPIERYRNIGISAHIDAGKTTTTERVLFYTGVNHKIGEVHDGAATMDWMEQEQERGITITSAATTCFWSGMAKQFEPHHINIIDTPGHVDFTIEVERSMRVLDGAVMVYCAVGGVQPQSETVWRQANKYKVPRIAFVNKMDRMGANFLKVVDQIEKRLGATPVPLQLAIGAEEKFTGVVDLVKMKAINWNEADQGVTFEYEEIPANMQELAEEWRQKLVEAAAEGSDELMEKFFGGEELTEEEIKTSLRKRVLNNEIILVTCGSAFKNKGVQAMLDAVVEYLPAPTDVEAINGLLDDGKDTPAVRHSDDSEPFSALAFKIATDPFVGNLTFFRVYSGLVNSGDTVFNPVKSQRERLGRIVQMHANKREEIKEVRAGDIAAAIGLKDVTTGDTLCDPDNVIILERMEFPEPVISVAVEPKTKADQEKMGLALGRLAKEDPSFRVWTDEESGQTIIAGMGELHLDILVDRMRREFNVEANVGKPQVAYREAIRAKVTDVEGKHAKQSGGRGQYGHVVIDMYPLEPGTNPKGYEFVNEIKGGVIPGEFIGAIDKGIQEQLKSGPLAGYPVVDLGVRLHFGSYHDVDSSELAFKLAASIAFKDGFKKAKPVLLEPIMKVEVETPEENTGDVIGDLSRRRGMLKGQESNATGVVIHAEVPLSEMFGYATQLRSLTKGRASYSMEFLKYDDAPNNVALAVIEARGK from the coding sequence ATGGCTCGTAAAACACCCATTGAGCGCTACCGTAACATTGGTATCAGTGCTCACATCGACGCCGGTAAGACAACCACTACCGAACGTGTTCTGTTCTACACCGGTGTAAACCACAAAATCGGTGAAGTTCATGATGGCGCAGCCACCATGGACTGGATGGAACAGGAACAGGAACGTGGTATTACCATCACGTCTGCTGCCACCACCTGTTTCTGGTCTGGTATGGCTAAGCAGTTCGAACCACACCACATCAACATCATTGACACCCCAGGGCACGTTGACTTCACCATCGAAGTAGAACGTTCCATGCGTGTTCTTGATGGCGCGGTAATGGTTTACTGTGCTGTTGGCGGTGTTCAGCCACAGTCTGAGACCGTATGGCGTCAGGCAAACAAATATAAAGTTCCTCGTATCGCGTTCGTTAACAAAATGGACCGTATGGGTGCTAACTTCCTGAAAGTTGTTGACCAGATTGAAAAACGTCTGGGCGCAACTCCGGTGCCACTGCAACTGGCAATCGGCGCGGAAGAGAAATTCACCGGTGTTGTTGACCTGGTGAAGATGAAAGCTATCAACTGGAACGAAGCTGATCAGGGCGTTACCTTCGAATACGAAGAAATCCCTGCCAACATGCAAGAACTGGCTGAAGAATGGCGTCAGAAACTGGTTGAAGCCGCTGCTGAAGGCTCTGATGAGCTGATGGAGAAATTCTTTGGTGGCGAAGAGCTGACTGAAGAAGAGATCAAAACTTCTCTGCGTAAGCGCGTTCTGAACAACGAAATCATCCTGGTTACCTGTGGTTCTGCGTTTAAAAACAAAGGCGTACAGGCAATGCTGGATGCTGTTGTTGAGTATCTGCCAGCACCAACTGACGTTGAAGCTATCAACGGCCTGTTGGACGACGGTAAAGACACTCCGGCAGTTCGCCATTCTGACGATTCAGAGCCGTTCTCTGCTCTGGCGTTCAAAATCGCTACTGACCCATTCGTGGGTAACTTGACGTTCTTCCGTGTTTATTCCGGTCTCGTCAATTCAGGTGACACTGTATTTAACCCAGTGAAATCTCAGCGTGAACGTCTGGGTCGTATCGTTCAGATGCACGCTAACAAGCGTGAAGAAATCAAAGAAGTTCGTGCGGGCGATATCGCTGCTGCGATCGGTCTGAAAGACGTGACTACAGGTGATACCCTGTGTGATCCGGATAACGTGATTATCCTGGAACGCATGGAATTCCCTGAGCCGGTAATCTCCGTTGCGGTAGAACCAAAAACCAAAGCTGACCAGGAAAAAATGGGTCTGGCTCTGGGCCGTCTGGCAAAAGAAGACCCATCATTCCGCGTTTGGACTGATGAAGAGTCTGGCCAGACAATCATCGCAGGTATGGGTGAACTTCACCTGGATATCCTGGTTGACCGTATGCGTCGTGAATTTAACGTTGAAGCTAACGTCGGTAAGCCGCAGGTTGCATACCGTGAAGCTATCCGCGCTAAAGTTACCGATGTTGAAGGTAAACACGCTAAGCAGTCTGGTGGTCGCGGTCAGTATGGTCACGTTGTGATCGACATGTACCCATTAGAACCTGGCACAAATCCGAAAGGGTATGAGTTTGTCAACGAAATCAAAGGTGGTGTAATTCCTGGTGAATTCATCGGCGCGATTGACAAAGGCATCCAGGAACAGCTGAAGTCTGGTCCACTGGCCGGTTACCCGGTAGTCGATCTGGGCGTGCGTCTGCACTTCGGTTCTTACCATGACGTTGACTCCTCCGAGCTGGCGTTTAAACTGGCCGCTTCTATTGCCTTTAAAGATGGCTTTAAGAAAGCGAAACCAGTCCTGCTTGAGCCGATCATGAAGGTTGAAGTAGAGACTCCGGAAGAGAACACTGGTGACGTCATCGGTGACCTTAGCCGCCGTCGTGGTATGCTGAAAGGCCAAGAATCTAACGCTACTGGCGTTGTGATTCATGCTGAAGTTCCGCTTTCCGAAATGTTCGGTTATGCAACTCAGCTGCGTTCACTGACCAAAGGCCGTGCATCTTACTCCATGGAATTCCTGAAGTACGATGATGCGCCGAATAACGTGGCCCTGGCCGTTATTGAAGCTCGTGGCAAATAA
- the rpsG gene encoding 30S ribosomal protein S7: protein MPRRRVIGQRKILPDPKFGSELLAKFVNILMVDGKKSTAEAIVYTALETLAQRSGKGHLEAFEVALDNVRPTVEVKSRRVGGSTYQVPVEVRPVRRNALAMRWIVEAARKRGDKSMALRLANELSDAAENKGTAVKKREDVHRMAEANKAFAHYRW, encoded by the coding sequence ATGCCACGTCGTCGCGTCATTGGTCAACGTAAAATCCTGCCAGATCCTAAGTTCGGATCCGAACTGCTGGCAAAATTCGTCAACATTCTGATGGTAGATGGTAAAAAATCTACTGCAGAAGCAATCGTCTACACTGCTCTTGAGACCCTGGCTCAACGTAGCGGTAAAGGCCACCTGGAAGCTTTCGAAGTCGCACTGGACAACGTTCGTCCGACTGTCGAAGTTAAGTCCCGCCGCGTAGGTGGTTCTACTTATCAGGTTCCAGTTGAAGTCCGTCCGGTTCGTCGTAATGCTCTGGCAATGCGTTGGATCGTTGAAGCTGCTCGTAAACGCGGTGATAAATCCATGGCTCTCCGCCTGGCGAACGAACTTTCTGATGCTGCAGAGAACAAAGGTACTGCAGTTAAGAAACGTGAAGACGTTCACCGTATGGCTGAAGCCAACAAGGCGTTCGCCCACTACCGCTGGTAA
- the tusC gene encoding sulfurtransferase complex subunit TusC: MKKIAFVFTQGPHGTSAGREGLDALLATSALTEDIGVFFIADGVFQLMPAQQPEKILARNYIATFGVLSLYDVDQCFVCEESLKTRGLSAGHEWVLDVEPLPVTEIRQRLAEYDVVMTF; the protein is encoded by the coding sequence ATGAAGAAGATCGCGTTTGTATTCACCCAGGGTCCGCACGGTACGTCTGCAGGACGGGAAGGGCTGGATGCGTTGCTGGCAACGTCAGCGCTGACCGAAGATATTGGTGTATTTTTCATAGCTGATGGTGTTTTCCAGTTAATGCCAGCGCAGCAGCCGGAAAAAATTTTGGCGCGTAATTATATTGCCACGTTCGGCGTGTTATCTCTTTACGATGTCGATCAGTGTTTCGTTTGTGAAGAGTCATTAAAGACACGGGGCCTGTCGGCTGGCCATGAATGGGTTCTGGATGTTGAGCCGTTGCCCGTGACTGAAATTCGCCAGCGACTGGCCGAATATGATGTGGTAATGACGTTTTAA
- the rpsL gene encoding 30S ribosomal protein S12, whose protein sequence is MATINQLVRKPRSTKVAKSNVPALEACPQKRGVCTRVYTTTPKKPNSALRKVCRVRLTNGFEVTSYIGGEGHNLQEHSVILIRGGRVKDLPGVRYHTVRGALDCSGVKDRKQSRSKYGVKKPKS, encoded by the coding sequence ATGGCAACAATTAATCAGCTGGTACGCAAACCACGCTCTACGAAGGTTGCTAAAAGCAACGTTCCAGCGCTGGAAGCTTGCCCGCAGAAACGTGGCGTATGTACTCGTGTATATACCACCACTCCTAAAAAACCAAACTCCGCACTGCGTAAAGTCTGCCGTGTGCGTTTGACTAACGGTTTTGAAGTTACCTCCTACATCGGCGGTGAAGGTCACAACCTGCAGGAACACTCCGTGATCCTGATCCGTGGCGGTCGTGTAAAAGACTTGCCAGGTGTGCGTTATCACACCGTCCGTGGCGCACTGGACTGTTCAGGCGTTAAGGATCGTAAGCAATCTCGTTCTAAATACGGCGTTAAAAAGCCGAAGTCTTAA
- the tusD gene encoding sulfurtransferase complex subunit TusD: MKLRYCLLVTGPAYGTQQASAAYQFALALIASGHHLDSVFFYREGVLNGNLLSAPASDEFDLVRSWQRMAADYQVALNVCVAAALRRGVIDETEAHNQGHGQTNLQPGFTLTGLGSLAEASLTCDRLVQF, encoded by the coding sequence TTGAAACTGCGTTACTGCCTGCTGGTCACCGGCCCTGCATACGGCACTCAGCAAGCCAGTGCCGCGTATCAGTTTGCACTGGCGCTGATCGCCAGCGGTCATCATCTCGACAGCGTGTTTTTTTATCGTGAAGGTGTGCTCAATGGTAATTTGCTTTCCGCGCCGGCATCCGATGAATTCGATTTAGTCCGATCCTGGCAGCGCATGGCGGCAGATTACCAGGTGGCACTCAATGTGTGCGTAGCTGCCGCATTACGCCGCGGTGTGATAGATGAAACAGAAGCCCATAATCAGGGGCACGGGCAGACTAACTTGCAGCCGGGTTTTACCCTGACCGGACTGGGCAGTCTGGCTGAAGCTTCGTTGACCTGTGATCGTCTGGTGCAGTTCTGA
- the tusB gene encoding sulfurtransferase complex subunit TusB yields MLFTLANSPQHCDFSLLIHMIAQDDALLLMQDGVLAALDGSEACNLMSQHVQSIYVLSEDLAARGLVGQISHRITLIDYTGFVALTEKHTQQTAW; encoded by the coding sequence ATGCTTTTTACTCTTGCCAATTCCCCGCAACATTGTGATTTTTCATTGCTTATTCACATGATCGCCCAGGACGATGCGCTTCTGCTGATGCAGGATGGCGTGCTGGCTGCACTTGATGGCAGTGAGGCATGCAACCTGATGAGTCAGCATGTGCAGTCCATTTATGTTTTAAGCGAAGATTTGGCGGCTCGTGGTCTGGTTGGTCAAATTTCACACAGAATCACATTGATCGACTATACTGGTTTCGTCGCGCTGACTGAGAAACATACCCAGCAAACAGCATGGTGA